One segment of candidate division KSB1 bacterium DNA contains the following:
- a CDS encoding sugar phosphate nucleotidyltransferase, giving the protein MTRPKALITAAGKGTRHYPATNAVQKEMFPLVDRDGISKPTLQIIVEEVLAAGIEEIAVIVQPGEEEQFRRHFTPLRENERPAFRDKPWAEQQSAKLAQIGARLTFLYQTEQKGFGHAVYCGREWAGDAPILLLLGDHVYLSRTDRSCVKQVLEVFGRTGKSVFGLQRTPAEEIHLFGVAAGNPCGEGLYELHTILEKPSIEEARRQLRVETLPPDQFLAIFGIYVLTPTIFDILDEHIRTDRRERGEIQLTSALAELIAREGALGYEVQGERLDMGTPLGWLQTQIALAAAGVYAQPLKHYLRTRFLL; this is encoded by the coding sequence ATGACCAGGCCGAAGGCCCTCATTACTGCGGCCGGCAAAGGGACGCGTCACTATCCGGCCACGAATGCGGTGCAGAAAGAGATGTTTCCGCTGGTCGATCGCGACGGCATCAGCAAGCCGACGCTGCAGATCATTGTTGAAGAAGTGCTGGCGGCCGGCATTGAGGAAATCGCCGTGATCGTCCAGCCGGGCGAGGAGGAACAGTTTCGACGCCACTTTACGCCGCTTAGAGAAAACGAGCGGCCGGCTTTTCGCGACAAGCCGTGGGCCGAACAGCAATCGGCTAAATTGGCGCAAATCGGCGCCAGGCTTACCTTTCTGTATCAGACCGAGCAAAAGGGCTTTGGTCATGCGGTCTATTGCGGTCGCGAATGGGCGGGCGATGCGCCGATTCTGCTGCTGCTCGGCGATCACGTCTATCTTTCGCGCACCGACCGTTCGTGCGTGAAGCAGGTCCTTGAGGTCTTTGGCCGCACCGGCAAATCGGTGTTCGGACTGCAGCGTACGCCTGCGGAAGAAATCCATCTTTTCGGTGTGGCGGCCGGAAATCCATGCGGCGAAGGCTTGTACGAGCTGCATACCATCCTCGAAAAGCCCTCGATAGAGGAGGCGCGTCGACAATTGCGGGTCGAGACCCTTCCTCCGGATCAGTTCCTCGCTATTTTCGGCATCTATGTTCTTACGCCGACGATTTTCGACATCCTGGATGAGCATATACGAACGGACAGGCGCGAACGCGGTGAGATTCAGCTCACTTCGGCGCTTGCAGAGCTGATTGCGCGCGAAGGAGCCCTCGGCTATGAGGTTCAGGGCGAGCGGCTCGATATGGGAACGCCGCTCGGCTGGCTGCAGACGCAGATTGCTCTCGCCGCAGCCGGAGTCTATGCGCAGCCGCTGAAGCACTATCTTCGCACGCGGTTCCTCCTCTGA
- a CDS encoding SRPBCC family protein, with product MKLCYETVVRAPVTDAFAFYSNIANLRRITPPNIKLEIVEIVGNMREGTRITVRTGRWFVVWEWRLRIAEFVPNRRFVDVQEEGPFARYEHLHEFLPHNDGTLLRDTLDFALPYEPFSAPMRDWILKPQLDRLFAFRHQETRRLLERT from the coding sequence ATGAAGCTCTGTTATGAAACGGTCGTGCGGGCGCCCGTAACGGACGCGTTTGCTTTTTACAGCAACATCGCCAACCTCCGGCGAATCACGCCGCCCAATATCAAACTGGAAATCGTGGAAATCGTCGGCAACATGCGCGAGGGGACGCGAATTACCGTCCGAACCGGCCGTTGGTTTGTCGTCTGGGAATGGCGGCTGCGCATCGCCGAATTCGTCCCTAACCGCCGCTTTGTCGATGTGCAGGAAGAAGGCCCCTTTGCGCGATATGAGCATCTGCACGAGTTCCTGCCGCATAACGACGGCACACTGCTGCGCGACACGCTCGATTTTGCGCTGCCGTATGAGCCGTTCAGCGCGCCGATGCGCGATTGGATTCTAAAGCCGCAGTTGGATCGCCTGTTTGCCTTTCGCCATCAGGAGACGCGCCGACTCCTCGAGCGGACATAA
- a CDS encoding glucose-1-phosphate adenylyltransferase, which yields MRNVLGIILGGGQGTRLYPLTKLRAKPAVPIAGKYRLIDIPVSNCINSGVQKIYVLTQFNSASLNRHLSLTYHFGPFSEGFVEVLAAQQTLDNMGWFQGTADAVRQCMRYIQSYNISEYLVLSGDHLYRMDYRKFIEYHRQNDADLTIPVIAVEEERASSFGLLKTDAENRIIEFREKPKGDALKEMAVDTRPLGLSDDEAKRKPYLASMGIYAFRSDVLRHLLARDPNQKDFGKEIIPTAIHELKVKAYLFKGYWEDIGTIRSFYNANMALLRYPNPPFSFFDESAPIYTRQRFLPPIRLINADIVESMIGEGSIITNAKIRRSLLGIRTIVGDSVQIEDTLIMGCDYYDSSGRQEMSNGNEAIPLGIGRGSVIKKAIIDKNARIGKNVRIENRDQIEFDDSHEQEGWYIRDGIVIILKDAVIPDGTVI from the coding sequence ATGCGAAATGTTCTGGGGATCATCCTCGGCGGCGGACAGGGAACCCGCCTCTATCCGCTAACCAAACTGCGGGCCAAACCGGCGGTTCCGATCGCCGGAAAGTATCGCCTGATCGACATTCCGGTCAGCAACTGCATCAACTCGGGAGTGCAAAAGATCTATGTTCTCACGCAGTTCAATTCTGCCTCCCTCAATCGTCATCTTAGCCTGACTTATCACTTTGGTCCCTTCAGTGAAGGTTTTGTCGAAGTATTGGCGGCGCAGCAGACTCTGGACAACATGGGCTGGTTTCAGGGTACCGCCGATGCCGTGCGGCAGTGCATGCGTTATATTCAAAGCTACAACATTAGCGAATACCTTGTGCTCTCCGGCGATCACCTCTATCGTATGGATTATCGCAAATTCATCGAATACCATCGCCAGAACGACGCTGATTTGACGATTCCGGTCATTGCCGTGGAAGAGGAGCGCGCTTCGTCCTTCGGCCTCCTTAAAACCGATGCGGAGAATCGGATCATCGAGTTCAGAGAAAAGCCGAAAGGCGACGCCTTGAAGGAAATGGCGGTCGATACTCGCCCGCTCGGATTGTCGGATGATGAGGCAAAGCGAAAGCCCTATCTCGCCTCCATGGGCATCTATGCCTTTCGCAGCGACGTGCTGCGGCACCTGTTGGCCCGCGATCCGAACCAAAAGGATTTCGGCAAGGAAATCATTCCGACCGCCATCCATGAGCTGAAGGTAAAGGCCTATTTGTTCAAGGGCTATTGGGAGGACATCGGAACGATCCGCTCTTTTTACAACGCCAACATGGCGCTGCTGCGCTATCCCAATCCGCCGTTCAGCTTTTTCGATGAGAGTGCGCCGATCTACACCCGCCAGCGCTTCCTGCCGCCGATCCGCCTCATCAATGCCGACATCGTCGAATCGATGATCGGCGAGGGCTCCATCATCACCAACGCCAAGATTCGTCGATCGCTGCTCGGCATCCGTACGATCGTGGGCGACAGCGTACAGATCGAAGATACTTTGATCATGGGTTGCGACTATTATGACAGCTCGGGTCGACAGGAAATGAGTAACGGCAACGAGGCAATTCCGCTCGGCATCGGTCGCGGCTCGGTCATCAAAAAAGCCATCATCGACAAGAACGCCCGTATCGGCAAAAATGTGCGCATCGAAAACCGCGATCAGATCGAATTCGACGATTCCCACGAGCAGGAAGGGTGGTACATTCGCGACGGGATCGTCATCATTCTCAAGGATGCCGTGATTCCCGACGGAACCGTAATATGA